CAGAGCACCATCGAACCGTTCCCGTTGACCGTCGGCGGGATTCTCCGCTACGCGACCGGCGTCCATGGGGACCGCACGGTGACCACCGCGACGGGGCAGGGCGGTTACCGGCACGCCACCTACCGGGAGGTGGGGCGCGACGCGGCGCGGCTGGCCAACGCGCTGCGCGGACTCGGCATCACCGGGGACCAGCGGGTGGGCACGTTCATGTGGAACAACGCCGAGCACCTGGTGGCCTACCTGGCGATCCCGTCGATGGGCGCAGTGCTGCACACCCTCAACATCCGACTGTTCCCCGAGCAGATCGAGTTCGTCGCCTACGAGGCCGAGGATCAGGTGATCATCGCCGATCTTTCGGTGGCCCCGGTGCTCGCGCGGGTGCTGCGGTCCCTGGAGACCGTGCACACGGTGATCGCGGTCGGCGAGGGGGATCTGGGCCCGCTGCAGGAGTCCGGGAAGACGGTGCTGCGCTACGACGAGTTGCTGGCCGAGCAATCCGACGAGTTCGACTGGCCGGATGTGGACGAAAACTCCGCTGCCGCAATGTGCTACACCAGCGGGACCACCGGCCACCCCAAAGGGGTGGTGTACAGCCACCGCTCCAACTACCTGCATTCGATGGCCGTCTGCAGCGGTAACGCGATGGGCCTGAGTTTCTCCGACCGGGCGCTGCCCATTGTGCCGATGTTCCACGCCAACGCCTGGGGCATGCCGTACGCGGCGCTGATGGCCGGTGCCGACCTGGTGATGCCGGACCGTCACATGGACGCCGTGTCGATGGTCAATCTGATCGAGACCCAACAACCCACGGTCGCCGGCGCCGTTCCGACCATCTGGAACGACGTGATGAACCACCTGCTGGACAACCCCGGCCACGACATCTCGTCGCTGCGCCTGGTGGCCTGCGGTGGATCGGCGGTGCCCGTGTCGCTGATGAAGACCTTCGAGGACAAGTTCGGGGTGCCCATCCGGCAGGCGTGGGGGATGACCGAGACCTCGCCCATTGCGACCGTGGCGTGGCCGGCACCGGGCACCCCGGAGGACAAGCAGTGGGAGCTGCGCGGCTCCCAGGGCCGCCCGCTGTGCGGTGTCGAGGCACGCATTGTCGACGACGAGGGCAATGCGCTGCCCAACGACGACGAATCGGTGGGCGAACTCGAGGTTCGCGGCCCGTGGATCACCGGCTCGTACTACCGCAACACCGACCCGTCGAAGTTCGTCGGCGGCTGGCTGCGCACCGGCGACGTCGGGCGCATCGACGCGCAGGGCTACGTCACGCTGACCGACCGGGCCAAGGATGTGATCAAGTCCGGCGGCGAGTGGATCTCGTCGGTGGAACTGGAGAACCACCTGATCGCCCATCCCGCGGTGCTCGACGCCGCCGTCGTCGGCGTGCCGGACGAACGCTGGGAGGAGCGCCCGCTGGCCGCCGTGGTGCTCAAGGAGGGCGCGGAGGCCAGCCCCGATCAGCTTCGGGAGTTCCTGTCCGACAAAGTTGTTCGATGGTGGTTGCCGGAGCGCTGGACCTTTGTCACCGAGATCCCGCGCACCAGCGTCGGCAAGTACGACAAGAAGGCCATCCGGGCCCGGCACGCCGAGGGTGACTATCAGGTGCACACGATCAGCTGACCCGTCGAGGGCGAGCAGGCCCTGCAAGACCCACGAACGTCGAAGTTCGGGCCTGCTCGCTAGGGTTTGTGTTCAGTCGAGGAGGCCAGCGTGGCATTGAGAGTCGTGCAGTGGGCAACCGGCGGCGTCGGCGTCGCCGCGATCCGGGGCATCCTGGAGCATCCCGACCTCGAGTTGGCGGGCTGCTGGGTGCATTCGTCGGAGAAGAACGGCCGCGACGTCGGTGAGTTGATCGGCGCGGACCCGCTGGGGGTGACCGCCACCAACAGCGTCGAGGAGATCCTGGCGCTGGACGCCGACGCCGTCATCTACGCCCCGCTGCTGCCCAACCCGGACGAGGTGGCGGCGCTGCTGCGCTCCGGCAAGAACGTGGTGACGCCGGTCGGCTGGGTCTACCCCGGTGACCGCCAGGCCGCGCCGCTGCTCGAGGCCGCCCGTGCGGGTAACGCCACCCTGCACGGCACCGGCATCGCCCCCGGCGGGATCAGTGAAAAGTTCCCGCTGGTGCTCTCGGCCCTGTCGACCGCGGTGACTTACGTTCGGGCCGAGGAGTTTTCCGACCTGCGGACCTACGACGCCCCCGACGTGCTCCGGCATGTGATGGGCTTCGGGGACACACCCGACAGCGCGTTGAGCGGACCCATGCAGAAGCTGCTCGACGGCGGCTTCATCCAGGCGGTGAAGATGGTGGTCGACACCGTCGGCTTCGCCGCCGATCCGGTGGTCCGCTCCCGGCAGGAGATCGCCGTGGCCACCGCGCCGATCGCCTCGCCGCTGGGCGTCATCGAACCCGGCCAGGTTGCGGCGCGAAAATTCCACTGGGAAGCCGTCGTCGGCGACGAGGCGGTGGTGCGGCTCACCGTCAACTGGCTGATGGGTGAGCAAAACCTGGACCCCGCTTGGACCTTCGGACCGGAGGGGCAGCGCTACGAGATCGAGGTCAAGGGCAACCCCGACTTCACGGTGAGCCTCAAGGGTTTCCAGGGCGAAGTCGGCGCGACGGAGGAAACGGGCATCACCGCCACCGCGGCGCACTGCGTGAACTCCGTGCCCGCGGTGTGCGCGGCCGCCCCCGGGATCGCGACGTACCTGGACCTGCCGCTGCTGTCGGCGAAGGCGGCTCCCCGGCTGGCGGTCCGCAATGACTGAGCGTCGCGCGCTGGTGCTCGGCGGCGGCGGACTGGCCGGCATCGCGTGGGAAACCGGTGTGCTGCTGGGTATCCGGGAGGAAAACCCGCACCTGGGACGCGCGCTGCTGGACTCCGATGTGGTGGTGGGCACCTCGGCCGGGTCGGCCGTCGGCGCCCAGATCACCGGGTCGCTCAGCCTCGACGAACTCTACGAGCGGCAGCTGGCGGCCGAATCCGCCGAGATCGACCCGGGGGTGGCCATCGACGACATCGCCGAGTTGTTCCTGGCCGCGATGCTGACGCCCGGCGCGACGAGACCCGAGAAGCTGCAGAAGATCGGCGCGGTCGCGGCGCAGACCGCCACCGTCACCGAGGAGGTCAGGCGCCAGGTCATCGCCCAGCGGCTGCCCGAGCACCACTGGCCCGACCGGGATCTGCGCGTCACAGCGATCGATATCGACACCGGGGAGCTCGTCGCCTTCGACCGCGCCGCCGGGGTGGACCTGGTCGATGCGGTCGCGGCCAGCTGCGCTGTGCCCGCCGCCTGGCCGCCGGTGACCATCGACGGACGCCGCTACATGGACGGCGGCGTGGCCAGCACCGTCAACATGGCCGTCGCCGGGGACTGCGACGTCGCCGTTGTCCTGGTGCCGGCCGGAGCGGACACCCCGTCGCCATGGGGGCTGTCCACCGCCGACGAGATCGCGGCCGCCGGGCGCGCCTTGGCAGTCTTCGCCGACGCGGACGCGTTGGCCGCGTTCGGCCGCAACCCGTTGGATCCGGCGTGCCGGATCCCGTCGGCGCGGGCCGGTAGGGCGCAGGGCCGCCGCGAGGCCGCGAGGATCGCGGCGTTCCTAGGTCTCTGAGGCGGGCTCGGAGTCGGGCGGGCTCGGCGCCACCGTGTCCAGCGCGGCGGCCGCGAGCTCCTGGCCGATCCCGATGACCTCGTCGGCGCGGTGGAAGTCGAGGCTGCGGCACACCGAGCGCGGCACCTCGATGTACAGGTCCGGCGGGTATGCGGCCAGCGTGTACCGGGCCAGCGCCGCCTGCGCGATGTCGATGGTCCGGTTCATCACCTCGAACCCGCCGAGCCGCGGCACCGCGGGCTCCACCGACTCGGGCAGGTCGGTTGCCTCGGCGGGCACGGCGCCGTCGTCGTCGACCGTGCTGAAGCGGCCCAGCACCGCCCGGCCCGTCGTGGTCTCCAGCAGCGAGCGCGCGGCCTTGGTATCCAGCAGCGAGGATGTGCTGCGCCACATCCCCTTCAGCCACTCGGTGGTCGGGCGCTCCCGCGGGGAGCGCGGGGTCGCCGGCTCGTCGCCGGACAGGCCGATCGCGATGGTCATGTCGGCGTGGACCGAGGCGATCGGGGCCATCGGGATGGGATTGAGGATGCCGCCGTCGGCCAGCAGTCGGCCGTCGAGCACATGCGGTGAGATGACGCCGGGGATGGCGATCGAGGCGCGGATGGCCTCGTCGACCGGGCCGCGCTGCAGCCACACCGACTTGCCGGCGATCAGGTCGGTGCTGACGGCGGTGTAGGGGA
This DNA window, taken from Mycolicibacterium sp. MU0050, encodes the following:
- a CDS encoding fatty acid--CoA ligase, producing the protein MQSTIEPFPLTVGGILRYATGVHGDRTVTTATGQGGYRHATYREVGRDAARLANALRGLGITGDQRVGTFMWNNAEHLVAYLAIPSMGAVLHTLNIRLFPEQIEFVAYEAEDQVIIADLSVAPVLARVLRSLETVHTVIAVGEGDLGPLQESGKTVLRYDELLAEQSDEFDWPDVDENSAAAMCYTSGTTGHPKGVVYSHRSNYLHSMAVCSGNAMGLSFSDRALPIVPMFHANAWGMPYAALMAGADLVMPDRHMDAVSMVNLIETQQPTVAGAVPTIWNDVMNHLLDNPGHDISSLRLVACGGSAVPVSLMKTFEDKFGVPIRQAWGMTETSPIATVAWPAPGTPEDKQWELRGSQGRPLCGVEARIVDDEGNALPNDDESVGELEVRGPWITGSYYRNTDPSKFVGGWLRTGDVGRIDAQGYVTLTDRAKDVIKSGGEWISSVELENHLIAHPAVLDAAVVGVPDERWEERPLAAVVLKEGAEASPDQLREFLSDKVVRWWLPERWTFVTEIPRTSVGKYDKKAIRARHAEGDYQVHTIS
- a CDS encoding dihydrodipicolinate reductase, which translates into the protein MALRVVQWATGGVGVAAIRGILEHPDLELAGCWVHSSEKNGRDVGELIGADPLGVTATNSVEEILALDADAVIYAPLLPNPDEVAALLRSGKNVVTPVGWVYPGDRQAAPLLEAARAGNATLHGTGIAPGGISEKFPLVLSALSTAVTYVRAEEFSDLRTYDAPDVLRHVMGFGDTPDSALSGPMQKLLDGGFIQAVKMVVDTVGFAADPVVRSRQEIAVATAPIASPLGVIEPGQVAARKFHWEAVVGDEAVVRLTVNWLMGEQNLDPAWTFGPEGQRYEIEVKGNPDFTVSLKGFQGEVGATEETGITATAAHCVNSVPAVCAAAPGIATYLDLPLLSAKAAPRLAVRND
- a CDS encoding patatin-like phospholipase family protein, giving the protein MTERRALVLGGGGLAGIAWETGVLLGIREENPHLGRALLDSDVVVGTSAGSAVGAQITGSLSLDELYERQLAAESAEIDPGVAIDDIAELFLAAMLTPGATRPEKLQKIGAVAAQTATVTEEVRRQVIAQRLPEHHWPDRDLRVTAIDIDTGELVAFDRAAGVDLVDAVAASCAVPAAWPPVTIDGRRYMDGGVASTVNMAVAGDCDVAVVLVPAGADTPSPWGLSTADEIAAAGRALAVFADADALAAFGRNPLDPACRIPSARAGRAQGRREAARIAAFLGL
- a CDS encoding patatin-like phospholipase family protein; protein product: MRVALALGSGGARGYAHIGVINELCERGHDIVGVAGSSMGALVGGLHAAGKLDEYTLWASSLTQRTVLRLLDPSLTAAGVLRAEKILDAVREILGDVTIEELPIPYTAVSTDLIAGKSVWLQRGPVDEAIRASIAIPGVISPHVLDGRLLADGGILNPIPMAPIASVHADMTIAIGLSGDEPATPRSPRERPTTEWLKGMWRSTSSLLDTKAARSLLETTTGRAVLGRFSTVDDDGAVPAEATDLPESVEPAVPRLGGFEVMNRTIDIAQAALARYTLAAYPPDLYIEVPRSVCRSLDFHRADEVIGIGQELAAAALDTVAPSPPDSEPASET